From one Lycium ferocissimum isolate CSIRO_LF1 chromosome 7, AGI_CSIRO_Lferr_CH_V1, whole genome shotgun sequence genomic stretch:
- the LOC132063118 gene encoding disease resistance protein RPM1-like — MADSVVLFVLDKITNLLAEEALQLQGVKHDIQYIKDELERMIAFLGVADALEDGDAEVKVWVRQVRDVAHDIEDVLDESIVLSYDHHFHGSCCFIAKLVFSIRNIKSRHKLVFEIQANRSRVCNIAEGHQRYRYKFYVPEQGSSYNHAYDTANDRRGDALLLEEAELVGIENPRQQLIGWLVEDDPRLKVVSVVGMGGSGKTTLVKKVYEDAAVKKNFNSRAWITVSQSFKVEEVLKDMIQQLYDDVKQPAPEGLSNMSSNRLKAIAKVFLQSRTYLLVFDDVWSIQAWEAIRYALPDVNNGSRVILTTRLFNVASFSSIETNGYVYELEPLSAEESWVLFCQKSFHDNSCPLNLEKISRNILKKCGGLPLAIVAVGGVLATKNRSNIKEWGMLNHSLGPELDSSDKLDSMKTVLLLSFNDLPYYLKSCFLYLSIYPEDYLIERNTLIYRWITEGFVKRKEGRTVEDVAEGYLNELINRSLIHPVQYNDEGSMKLGRIHDLYRELILSKSRDDNFTTTTDEQNILWPEKTRRLSIHGTLGNLQVKRSATKLRSLLTFGIADAQSLSCIIQVLGSSKMLRVLDLRGAPLDMIPETVFQLFHLRYLSLRSTSVKILPRSIERLKQLEILDLKQTYITKLPVEILKLENLHNLLVYRTVSYSYLPYNCSLGFKAFRGIGTLRALQKLVYIEATPGSGILREVGMLSELRRLCILKLREEDGRIVCSSIERLYKLQSLNLKSTEEHEILDLSYMSSPPPLLQRLYLTGRIVKLPEWILDLNSLVKIYFRWTRLTEDPLKYLQDLPNLVHLEFLVGYTGEELYFEQGKFQRLKLLNLDKLEGLRRVTIGEGAIPNLEKLVIQRCALLESVPTGIECLLNLKVLEFFDMPDEFIMTLRPEKLGADSWKVSHIPEVYCTYWRDGCWMVHSLKAKCNNQISGHSGAVTRIHGRRNSL; from the coding sequence ATGGCAGACTCTGTTGTCCTTTTCGTACTTGACAAAATCACAAATTTATTAGCAGAAGAAGCACTACAGCTTCAGGGAGTCAAGCACGATATCCAGTATATCAAAGATGAATTGGAGAGAATGATAGCCTTTCTTGGTGTGGCTGATGCTTTAGAGGACGGAGATGCAGAAGTCAAAGTCTGGGTTAGGCAAGTGAGAGATGTCGCCCATGACATTGAGGATGTTCTTGACGAGTCCATTGTCTTGTCATATGATCATCACTTCCATGGATCTTGTTGTTTCATTGCTAAATTGGTTTTCTCAATCAGAAACATCAAATCCCGCCATAAACTTGTCTTTGAAATCCAAGCCAACAGATCAAGAGTCTGCAATATTGCAGAGGGCCATCAGAGGTACCGTTACAAATTTTATGTCCCGGAGCAAGGTTCAAGTTATAACCATGCGTACGATACTGCAAATGATCGCAGAGGTGATGCGCTGTTGCTAGAAGAAGCTGAGCTCGTGGGCATTGAAAATCCCAGACAGCAGCTAATTGGTTGGCTCGTGGAGGATGATCCTAGACTTAAAGTGGTTTCGGTGGTAGGAATGGGAGGTTCAGGAAAGACCACCCTGGTTAAGAAAGTGTATGAGGATGCAGCAGTCAAGAAAAACTTCAATAGCCGTGCTTGGATAACAGTTTCCCAGTCCTTCAAGGTTGAGGAAGTTTTGAAAGACATGATTCAACAGCTCTACGATGATGTGAAGCAGCCTGCACCTGAAGGTCTTAGCAACATGAGCAGTAATAGGCTAAAAGCAATAGCAAAAGTATTCCTGCAATCAAGAACGTATTTGCTAGTTTTTGATGATGTCTGGTCCATTCAAGCTTGGGAAGCTATCAGATATGCTTTGCCTGATGTAAATAATGGAAGTCGTGTTATCCTCACAACACGTCTTTTCAATGTAGCTTCCTTTTCTAGCATAGAGACCAATGGCTATGTTTATGAGTTGGAGCCATTGTCTGCAGAAGAGTCATGGGTTCTTTTCTGTCAAAAGTCATTTCATGATAATTCATGCCCTTTAAACTTGGAGAAAATTTCTAGGAACATCTTAAAGAAATGTGGTGGATTGCCGCTGGCTATTGTGGCTGTTGGTGGGGTTTTGGCTACAAAAAACAGGAGTAACATTAAGGAATGGGGAATGCTTAATCACAGCCTTGGCCCTGAACTGGATAGCAGTGACAAACTTGATAGCATGAAAACTGTTTTATTACTCAGTTTCAATGATCTCCCCTACTATCTTAAATCATGTTTCTTGTATTTGAGCATTTATCCTGAGGATTATCTAATTGAGCGCAATACACTAATCTACCGGTGGATAACAGAAGGGTTTGTGAAACGAAAAGAGGGGAGGACAGTTGAAGACGTTGCAGAAGGCTATCTCAATGAGCTCATCAACAGAAGCTTGATCCATCCAGTTCAGTACAATGATGAGGGTAGCATGAAATTGGGCCGGATTCATGACCTATATCGTGAGcttattctttcaaaatcaAGAGATGACAACTTTACTACAACAACTGATGAGCAGAATATATTGTGGCCTGAAAAAACTAGGCGCCTGTCAATCCATGGCACATTGGGGAACCTGCAAGTGAAAAGGTCAGCCACTAAACTCCGCTCTTTGCTTACATTTGGTATAGCAGATGCACAGTCCTTGTCTTGCATAATTCAAGTGCTTGGTAGCTCCAAGATGCTCAGAGTTTTAGATTTGAGAGGAGCTCCTCTAGATATGATTCCAGAGACGGTTTTCCAATTGTTTCACTTAAGGTATCTAAGCTTGAGGAGTACCAGTGTGAAAATACTTCCAAGATCCATTGAAAGGCTCAAACAGCTAGAAATATTAGATCTGAAGCAGACATATATCACTAAGTTGCCTGTGGAGATTTTAAAACTTGAAAATCTCCACAACCTTTTAGTCTATAGGACTGTATCCTATTCATATCTTCCTTACAATTGTTCACTAGGTTTTAAGGCTTTCAGAGGAATTGGAACTTTGAGAGCCTTGCAGAAACTTGTGTATATTGAGGCAACCCCTGGAAGTGGCATACTTAGAGAAGTAGGGATGTTGAGTGAACTGAGACGACTTTGCATTCTGAAGTTGAGAGAAGAAGATGGGAGGATTGTGTGCTCATCAATTGAAAGGCTCTACAAGCTTCAGTCTTTAAATCTTAAATCGACGGAAGAGCATGAGATTCTTGATCTTTCTTACATGTCTTCTCCTCCACCTCTTCTTCAGCGCCTGTATTTGACAGGACGCATTGTTAAGTTGCCCGAGTGGATTCTAGATCTTAATTCCTTGGTCAAAATTTACTTCAGGTGGACTCGTTTAACAGAAGACCCACTCAAATATCTCCAAGATTTGCCCAATCTTGTCCATCTTGAATTTCTTGTGGGATACACTGGAGAGGAGCTATACTTTGAGCAAGGGAAATTTCAAAGGCTTAAGCTGTTAAATTTGGACAAGTTGGAAGGACTAAGACGGGTGACAATTGGGGAGGGTGCAATACCAAATCTTGAGAAGCTGGTTATCCAGAGATGTGCTTTGCTGGAAAGCGTGCCAACGGGAATCGAGTGCCTCCTTAATCTGAAGGTTCTTGAATTCTTTGACATGCCTGATGAATTTATCATGACATTGCGTCCAGAAAAACTAGGTGCTGATTCTTGGAAAGTTTCACATATCCCTGAAGTATATTGTACGTATTGGAGGGACGGTTGTTGGATGGTACACTCACTAAAGGCGAAGTGCAACAATCAGATTTCTGGTCATTCTGGAGCTGTCACTAGGATCCATGGAAGGCGAAATTCTCTCTAG